The following proteins are encoded in a genomic region of Candidatus Leptovillus gracilis:
- the galE gene encoding UDP-glucose 4-epimerase GalE has protein sequence MKVLVTGGAGYIGSVTVEQLIEAGEEVVVFDNLFQGHRDAVHPQAVFVQGDLADKTAVDTLMRTHQPDGIMHFASYTLVGESMERPFLYLRDNVVNGLNLIQSAVEHGVRRFILSSTANLFDDPLHMPIAEDERIQPGSPYGESKFILERYLHWMDQLYGFRYACLRYFNASGATAERGEDHDPETHIIPLVLQVALGQRDKITIFGDDYATPDGTCVRDYIHVVDLAQAHILALHDLDKGSRKYNLGNGRGYSIQQVIETARVVTGHPIPAVVGPRRPGDPAILIGSSETINHDLGWRPRYPHLRDIIQTAWDWHVAHPQGYGD, from the coding sequence ATGAAAGTTTTAGTCACCGGCGGAGCCGGTTACATTGGCAGCGTGACGGTTGAGCAGTTGATTGAGGCCGGCGAAGAAGTGGTTGTCTTTGACAATTTGTTCCAGGGACATCGGGACGCGGTGCATCCGCAGGCTGTGTTTGTGCAGGGGGATTTGGCCGACAAAACGGCCGTTGACACCCTGATGCGTACCCACCAACCGGACGGCATTATGCACTTTGCCTCGTATACCTTAGTGGGCGAATCTATGGAACGGCCGTTTCTCTATCTGCGCGACAACGTGGTCAACGGCCTGAACCTGATCCAGAGCGCCGTGGAACATGGCGTGCGCCGCTTCATCCTCTCGTCTACGGCCAATTTATTCGACGACCCGCTGCACATGCCCATCGCCGAGGATGAGCGCATTCAGCCCGGCAGCCCCTACGGTGAATCGAAATTCATATTGGAGCGCTACCTGCATTGGATGGATCAGTTGTATGGTTTCCGCTACGCCTGCTTGCGCTACTTCAACGCCAGCGGGGCCACCGCCGAGCGCGGCGAAGACCACGACCCGGAAACGCACATCATTCCGTTGGTGCTGCAAGTGGCCCTGGGGCAGCGTGACAAAATCACCATTTTCGGCGATGATTACGCCACGCCGGACGGCACGTGCGTGCGTGACTACATTCACGTGGTAGACCTGGCCCAGGCGCATATCCTGGCGCTGCATGACCTGGACAAAGGCAGCCGCAAGTATAATCTGGGCAACGGCCGTGGCTACTCCATCCAACAAGTCATCGAAACGGCCCGCGTCGTGACCGGCCATCCCATCCCGGCGGTGGTGGGGCCGCGCCGCCCCGGCGACCCGGCCATCCTCATCGGCAGCAGCGAAACCATCAACCACGATCTGGGCTGGCGGCCGCGCTACCCACACCTGCGCGACATCATCCAGACCGCCTGGGATTGGCATGTGGCCCATCCGCAGGGATATGGGGATTGA
- the galK gene encoding galactokinase: MNDLHERVTIEFSARFGERPSYVVRAPGRVNLIGEHTDYNDGFVLPMAIDRAIWIALRPRSDRRVALHSLDLEPTADFALDDLQHTNGGWTEYVKGVAWALQGAGLALQGWEGVSAGDIPVGAGLSSSAALELAVARTFATVSGFAWDTAQMARLAQLAENQWVGVNCGIMDQMISAAGKAGHALLIDCRSLETSLAPLPPGTAVVIMDTATRRGLVDSAYNERRAQCEAAACFFGVPALRDVDLATFNARAAELDELTRQRARHVISENQRTIDAMVAMLQQDAQALGQLLNASHVSLRDDFAVSSAKLDQIVTCAQRRETACFGARMTGAGFGGCAVALVRDVSAKAFADAVTACYQAASGLQPNIYICQAADGASVV; this comes from the coding sequence ATGAATGACCTCCATGAACGTGTTACCATAGAATTTAGCGCCCGGTTTGGCGAACGGCCGTCCTACGTCGTGCGCGCGCCGGGGCGTGTCAACCTCATCGGTGAACACACCGATTACAACGATGGCTTTGTGCTGCCGATGGCGATTGACCGGGCCATCTGGATTGCCCTGCGGCCGCGCAGCGACCGGCGCGTGGCGCTGCACTCGCTGGATTTAGAGCCGACGGCCGATTTTGCCCTGGACGATTTGCAGCATACGAATGGCGGCTGGACCGAGTACGTGAAGGGCGTGGCCTGGGCGCTGCAAGGGGCCGGGCTGGCGCTGCAAGGTTGGGAAGGCGTCTCCGCCGGGGACATTCCCGTGGGCGCTGGGCTGTCGTCGTCGGCGGCGCTGGAATTGGCGGTGGCGCGAACCTTTGCCACTGTGTCTGGCTTTGCCTGGGACACGGCGCAGATGGCCCGGCTGGCCCAATTGGCGGAAAACCAGTGGGTCGGCGTGAACTGCGGCATCATGGATCAGATGATTTCGGCGGCGGGCAAGGCGGGCCACGCCCTGCTGATTGACTGCCGCAGCCTGGAAACGTCGCTCGCGCCGCTACCGCCGGGCACAGCCGTGGTCATCATGGACACTGCCACCCGGCGCGGGCTGGTAGATTCCGCCTACAACGAACGCCGCGCCCAGTGCGAGGCCGCCGCCTGCTTCTTCGGCGTGCCCGCCCTGCGCGACGTGGACCTGGCAACTTTCAATGCCCGCGCCGCCGAACTAGACGAGTTGACGCGGCAGCGGGCGAGGCACGTCATCAGCGAAAATCAACGTACCATTGACGCCATGGTTGCTATGCTGCAACAAGACGCTCAGGCGTTGGGCCAACTCCTCAACGCCAGCCACGTCAGCCTGCGCGACGATTTCGCCGTCTCCAGCGCCAAACTAGACCAGATTGTGACTTGCGCCCAGCGCCGCGAGACGGCTTGTTTTGGCGCGCGCATGACCGGCGCCGGTTTTGGCGGCTGCGCTGTGGCCCTGGTCCGCGACGTTAGCGCCAAAGCCTTTGCTGACGCTGTCACCGCCTGTTATCAGGCGGCCAGCGGCTTGCAGCCCAACATTTACATTTGCCAGGCGGCCGATGGGGCCAGCGTGGTCTAG
- a CDS encoding GrpB family protein — translation MFVAEAERLTAVFRPILVALHHIGSTAVPGLPAKPTLDIMPVVTDIAQVDALNPQMAALGYIARGEHGIAGRRYFRKGSDAFHTHHIHVYQAGSLEISRHLGFRDYLRAHPEAAAAYGRLKTSLAAQYRADPLAYTNAKADFITEILRQVASQYD, via the coding sequence ATGTTTGTCGCTGAGGCGGAGCGGCTGACGGCCGTTTTCCGCCCTATCCTCGTCGCCCTGCACCACATCGGCAGCACGGCCGTGCCTGGTCTGCCGGCCAAACCCACCCTGGACATCATGCCGGTCGTCACGGACATCGCCCAGGTGGATGCCCTGAATCCGCAGATGGCTGCTTTGGGTTACATTGCCAGGGGCGAGCATGGCATCGCTGGCCGCCGTTACTTTCGCAAGGGCAGCGACGCATTCCACACCCACCACATCCACGTCTATCAGGCCGGCAGCCTGGAAATCAGCCGTCATCTGGGCTTCCGTGACTATTTACGCGCCCACCCGGAGGCGGCGGCGGCATACGGCCGTCTGAAAACCAGCCTGGCCGCCCAATACCGCGCCGATCCACTCGCCTACACCAACGCCAAAGCGGACTTCATCACCGAGATTTTGCGGCAGGTGGCGAGCCAATATGATTAA